Within Conexibacter woesei DSM 14684, the genomic segment GTTCGGCGTCAGCGTGCCGATCGCCGCCGTGTAGAGCACGCCGGCGAGACCTGCGAGGCCGGCGGCGAAGATCCACGTCGCGACGACGACGCGGTCGGTGTCGATGCCGGTCACCTCGGCGAGCGCCATGTCGTCGGCGAGCGCGCGCATCTGCCGGCCCAGCGACGTCAGCCGCAGCATCAGGCCGACCGCGACGAGCGTCGTGATGCCGACGACGACGACGATCAGCTCGGTGCGGCCGATCCGCAGCCCGAGGAACGAGATCGAGTCGGTCACGTCGACGTCGAGCCGGCGCGGCACGGTGCCCCAGATCATCTGGATGCCGTAGCGGAGGACGAACGCGAGCCCGAGCGTCATCAGCAGCAGCTGCAGCAGGCCGGCGCCTCTCGCCCGCATCGGCCGCCACATCGTGCGCTCGGTCAGAACCCCGAGCGCGGCGGTCAGGACGATCGCGAAGAGCGTCGCGGCGATCAGCGGCACGCCCCACGTGACGTTCGCCAGGAACGCCATGTAGGCGCCGAACGTGAGCAGCTCGCCGTGTGCGAAGTTGACGAGCCGCAGCGTCCCGTAGACAAGCGTCAGGCCGACTGCGCCGAGCGCGAAGTAGCTACCCGAGACGAGGCCGTTGACGCCCCGCTGTGCGACGTCGTGCAGGCCGTAGGCGGCGATCAGCACGAGCACGATCACCGCCA encodes:
- a CDS encoding branched-chain amino acid ABC transporter permease; this encodes MSNSADTAIRPGRAERPGWTASALGAGRGPLGVTLAIVAVIVLVLIAAYGLHDVAQRGVNGLVSGSYFALGAVGLTLVYGTLRLVNFAHGELLTFGAYMAFLANVTWGVPLIAATLFAIVLTAALGVLTERTMWRPMRARGAGLLQLLLMTLGLAFVLRYGIQMIWGTVPRRLDVDVTDSISFLGLRIGRTELIVVVVGITTLVAVGLMLRLTSLGRQMRALADDMALAEVTGIDTDRVVVATWIFAAGLAGLAGVLYTAAIGTLTPNLGFFLLLSLFAAVILGGIGNAYGALAGGLLLGLAQEWSTLVIDARWKVAVGFGILILVLIVRPQGLFGRKERTV